In Vitis riparia cultivar Riparia Gloire de Montpellier isolate 1030 chromosome 19, EGFV_Vit.rip_1.0, whole genome shotgun sequence, the following proteins share a genomic window:
- the LOC117908672 gene encoding premnaspirodiene oxygenase-like, producing MELQFSFFPILCTFLLFIYLLKRLGKPSRTTHPAPNLPPGPWKLPIIGNMHQLVGSLPHHSLRNLAKKHGPLMHLQLGEVSAIVVSSREMAKEVMKTHDIIFSQRPCILAASIVSYDCTDIAFAPYGDYWRQIRKISILELLSAKRVQSFRSVREEEALNLVRSISSQEGVSINLTESIFSLTFSIISRAAFGKKCKDQEAFSVTLEKFAGSGGGFTIADVFPSIKLLHVVSGIRHKLEKIHKKLDTILENIINEHKARSEASEISEAEVDEDLVDVLLKVQKQGDLEFPLTTDNIKAILLDLFIAGSETSSTAVEWAMAEMLKNPGVMAKAQAEVRDIFNRKGNADETMIHELKFLKLVIKETLRLHPPVPLLIPRESRESCAINGYEIPVKTRVIINAWAVARDPEHWNDAERFNPERFLDSSIDYQGTNFEYIPFGAGRRMCPGILFGMANVEIALAQLLYYFDWKLPNGTQHEELDMTEDFRTSLRRKLNLHLIPITYRPLPVE from the exons ATGGAGCTCCAATTCTCCTTCTTCCCTATCCTTTGCACCTTCCTTCTATTCATTTACCTGCTGAAGAGATTAGGAAAGCCATCCAGAACCACCCATCCCGCTCCAAATTTACCACCAGGACCATGGAAGTTGCCCATCATTGGAAACATGCACCAGCTTGTTGGTAGTCTACCCCATCACAGCCTAAGAAACTTGGCCAAAAAACATGGACCCCTGATGCACCTACAGCTAGGTGAAGTTTCCGCCATTGTTGTTTCTTCAAGAGAGATGGCCAAAGAGGTAATGAAAACCCATGACATCATCTTTTCTCAAAGGCCTTGTATTCTTGCCGCAAGTATCGTATCTTATGACTGCACAGATATTGCTTTTGCCCCATATGGAGATTACTGGAGGCAAATTCGGAAAATTTCCATTTTGGAGCTTCTAAGTGCAAAGCGGGTCCAATCATTCAGATCAGTGAGGGAAGAGGAGGCGCTCAATCTTGTTAGATCAATCTCTTCACAGGAGGGAGTATCAATCAATCTTACTGAGAGTATTTTTTCTTTGACATTTAGCATCATTTCCAGGGCGGCCTTTGGTAAGAAATGCAAGGACCAAGAAGCATTCTCGGTAACTCTTGAGAAATTTGCAGGCTCAGGAGGGGGTTTCACAATTGCTGATGTGTTCCCTTCCATAAAACTACTTCATGTGGTCAGTGGAATAAGGCATAAACTTGAGAAAATTCACAAAAAACTGGACACGATACTTGAAAACATCATCAATGAACATAAAGCTAGAAGTGAAGCATCAGAGATCAGTGAGGCTGAGGTAGATGAAGATTTAGTTGATGTCCTTTTGAAAGTTCAGAAGCAGGGTGACCTTGAATTTCCCTTGACTACAGACAACATCAAAGCGATTCTCTTG GACCTCTTCATAGCTGGCAGTGAGACATCATCTACAGCTGTGGAGTGGGCCATGGCAGAAATGCTGAAAAACCCTGGAGTAATGGCGAAGGCACAAGCCGAGGTGAGGgacatttttaatagaaaaggAAATGCTGACGAAACCATGATTCATGAATTAAAATTCTTAAAGTTGGTCATCAAAGAAACTCTGAGACTGCACCCCCCTGTTCCTTTATTAATTCCAAGAGAATCTCGAGAGAGTTGTGCAATTAATGGATATGAGATACCCGTCAAAACCAGAGTCATAATTAATGCATGGGCAGTTGCAAGAGATCCCGAACATTGGAATGATGCAGAGAGGTTCAATCCAGAGAGGTTCCTTGACAGTTCAATTGATTATCAGGGTACTAATTTTGAATACATCCCATTTGGTGCTGGAAGGAGGATGTGCCCAGGAATATTGTTTGGTATGGCCAATGTTGAGATTGCACTTGCACAATTGCTCTACTATTTTGATTGGAAACTTCCAAATGGAACACAGCATGAAGAGTTAGACATGACTGAGGATTTTAGAACCTCACTTAGAAGAAAACTGAATCTGCACTTAATTCCCATTACTTATCGTCCTTTGCCTGTTGAATAA
- the LOC117909483 gene encoding premnaspirodiene oxygenase-like translates to MELQFSFFPVLCTFLLFIYLLKRLGKPSRTNHPAPKLPPGPWKLPIIGNMHQLVGSLPHHSLRSLAKKHGPLMHLQLGEVSAIVVSSREMAKEVMKTHDIIFSQRPCILAASIVSYDCTDIAFAPYGGYWRQIRKISVLELLSAKRVQSFRSVREEEVLNLVRSVSLQEGVSINLTKSIFSLTFSIISRTAFGKKCKDQEAFSVTLDKFADSAGGFTIADVFPSLKLLHVVSGMRRKLEKVHKKLDRILGNIINEHKARSAAKETCEAEVDDDLVDVLLKIQKQGDLEFPLTMDNIKAVLLDLFVAGTETSSTAVEWAMAEMLKNPRVMAKAQAEVRDIFSRKGNADETVVRELKFLKLVIKETLRLHPPVPLLIPRESRERCAINGYEIPVKTRVIINAWAIARDPKYWTDAESFNPERFLDSSIDYQGTNFEYIPFGAGRRMCPGILFGMTNVELALAQLLYHFDWKLPNGARHEELDMTEGFRTSTKRKQDLYLIPITYRPLPIE, encoded by the exons ATGGAGCTCCAATTCTCCTTCTTCCCTGTCCTTTGCACCTTCCTTCTATTCATTTATCTGCTGAAGAGATTAGGAAAGCCATCCAGAACCAACCATCCTGCTCCAAAGTTACCACCAGGACCATGGAAGTTACCCATCATTGGAAACATGCATCAACTTGTTGGTAGTTTACCCCATCACAGCCTAAGAAGCTTGGCCAAGAAACATGGACCCCTGATGCACCTACAGCTTGGTGAAGTTTCCGCCATTGTTGTTTCTTCAAGGGAGATGGCCAAAGAGGTAATGAAAACCCATGACATCATCTTTTCTCAAAGGCCTTGTATTCTTGCGGCAAGTATCGTATCTTATGATTGCACAGATATTGCTTTTGCCCCATATGGAGGTTACTGGAGGCAAATTCGAAAAATTTCCGTTCTGGAGCTTTTAAGTGCAAAGCGGGTCCAATCATTCAGATCAGTGAGGGAAGAGGAGGTGCTCAATCTTGTTAGATCAGTCTCTTTACAGGAGGGAGTATCAATCAATCTCACTAAGAGTATTTTTTCTTTGACATTTAGCATCATTTCCAGGACAGCCTTTGGTAAGAAATGCAAGGACCAAGAAGCATTCTCCGTAACTCTTGATAAATTTGCAGACTCAGCAGGGGGTTTCACCATTGCTGACGTGTTCCCTTCCTTAAAACTGCTTCATGTGGTCAGTGGAATGAGGCGTAAACTTGAGAAAGTTCACAAAAAACTTGACAGGATACTTGGAAACATCATCAATGAACATAAAGCTAGAAGTGCAGCAAAAGAGACCTGTGAGGCTGAAGTAGATGATGATTTAGTTGATGTCCTTTTGAAAATTCAGAAGCAGGGTGACCTTGAATTTCCCTTAACTATGGACAACATCAAAGCAGTTCTCTTG GACCTGTTCGTAGCTGGCACTGAGACATCATCTACAGCTGTGGAATGGGCCATGGCAGAAATGCTGAAAAACCCTAGAGTAATGGCAAAGGCACAAGCCGAGGTGAGAGACATCTTTAGTAGAAAAGGAAATGCTGATGAAACTGTCGTTCGTGAAttaaaattcttgaagttaGTCATCAAAGAAACTCTGAGACTGCACCCCCCTGTTCCTTTGTTAATTCCAAGAGAATCTCGAGAGAGGTGTGCAATTAATGGATATGAGATACCTGTCAAAACCAGAGTCATAATTAATGCATGGGCAATTGCAAGAGACCCCAAATATTGGACTGATGCAGAGAGCTTTAATCCAGAGAGGTTCCTCGACAGTTCAATTGATTATCAAGGTACTAATTTTGAATACATCCCGTTTGGTGCTGGAAGGAGGATGTGCCCAGGAATATTGTTTGGTATGACCAATGTTGAGCTTGCACTAGCACAATTACTCTACCATTTTGATTGGAAACTTCCAAATGGAGCAAGGCATGAAGAGTTAGACATGACAGAGGGCTTTCGTACATcaactaaaagaaaacaagatcTGTACTTAATTCCCATTACTTATCGTCCTCTGCCTATTGAATAA